One Solanum pennellii chromosome 9, SPENNV200 DNA segment encodes these proteins:
- the LOC107030415 gene encoding actin-depolymerizing factor-like — MSFKFRGPNASSGMGVTDHGKNAFLELKRKKVHRYVIFKIDEKKKEVVVEKTGSPAETFNDFTASLPENDCRYAVYDFDFVTSKNCQKSKIFFVHWLVSHLLVHIFICVIATIV; from the exons ATGTCTTTCAAATTCAGAGGG CCAAATGCTTCTTCTGGAATGGGTGTGACTGATCACGGCAAAAATGCATTCTTGGAGTTGAAGAGGAAGAAAGTTCATAGATACGTGATATTCAAAATCGACGAAAAGAAAAAGGAGGTTGTCGTTGAGAAAACTGGCAGCCCTGCTGAAACCTTTAATGACTTTACTGCTTCTTTGCCAGAAAATGATTGCCGATATGCGGTGTATGACTTTGATTTTGTGACTTCAAAGAATTGCCAAAAGAGCAAGATATTCTTTGTTCATTGGTTAGTCTCCCACCTCCTTGTGCATATTTTCATCTGTGTGATTGCAActattgtttga